One genomic region from Streptomyces venezuelae encodes:
- a CDS encoding serine hydrolase domain-containing protein — protein MKLKRLGVIAAVCSISLTIGLGTAEAGVPDAAVALKAGADQGIADGYPGIIGMVRDGDRTQYIQAGVGDRGTGVPADPKAKFRIGSNTKAFTAATVLLLEADGLLSIDDTVAKWLPNAVNANGHDGSKITIRQLLNHTSNLPNYTMNIDGYTTSRTWTPQQLVDGALRKRQPNAQPGEKWEYTNTNYVLAGMIIRAVTGNEPAAEMKTRIFDRLGLADTTLPTTDNNVYGNYLRGYYLAGPFILDMTVTNVSATQTAGAMVSTLDDLATFQRALVGGTLLPPAQQTELKTTVPTGLGPDYGLGLMRLNTSCGRTAWYHNGVVPGYFSFHLTSEDGAKQVVEANNESHLISGTPGQNHTGAAAEKAFCAL, from the coding sequence ATGAAACTCAAGCGATTAGGCGTCATCGCCGCGGTGTGCAGCATCAGTCTCACCATCGGCCTCGGCACCGCCGAGGCCGGGGTCCCGGATGCGGCCGTGGCGCTCAAGGCGGGTGCCGACCAGGGCATCGCCGACGGGTACCCCGGCATCATCGGAATGGTGCGTGACGGTGACCGGACCCAGTACATACAGGCGGGCGTCGGCGACCGCGGAACCGGTGTGCCGGCGGACCCCAAGGCGAAGTTCCGCATCGGCAGCAACACCAAGGCCTTCACCGCGGCCACCGTCCTGCTGCTGGAGGCCGACGGCCTGCTGTCCATCGACGACACGGTGGCGAAGTGGCTGCCCAACGCCGTCAACGCCAACGGCCACGACGGTTCGAAGATCACCATCCGGCAGCTGCTCAACCACACGTCGAACCTCCCCAACTACACGATGAACATCGACGGGTACACCACCAGCCGGACCTGGACGCCGCAACAGCTGGTCGACGGCGCCCTGCGCAAGCGCCAGCCGAACGCGCAGCCGGGCGAGAAGTGGGAGTACACCAACACCAACTACGTGCTCGCCGGCATGATCATCAGGGCTGTGACCGGCAACGAGCCCGCGGCTGAGATGAAGACCCGGATCTTCGACCGTCTGGGCCTGGCGGACACCACTCTGCCCACCACGGACAACAACGTCTACGGCAACTACCTGCGCGGGTACTACCTGGCCGGCCCCTTCATCCTGGACATGACCGTGACCAACGTCTCGGCCACCCAGACCGCCGGCGCCATGGTCTCGACCCTCGACGACCTGGCCACCTTCCAACGCGCGCTCGTGGGCGGCACCCTTCTCCCGCCCGCGCAGCAGACCGAGCTCAAGACCACCGTCCCCACCGGTCTGGGCCCCGACTACGGCCTGGGCCTCATGCGCCTGAACACCTCGTGCGGTCGCACCGCCTGGTACCACAACGGTGTCGTCCCCGGGTACTTCAGCTTCCACCTCACCAGCGAGGACGGCGCCAAGCAGGTGGTCGAGGCCAACAACGAGAGCCACCTCATCTCCGGCACTCCCGGCCAGAACCACACGGGCGCAGCGGCTGAGAAGGCCTTCTGCGCGCTCTGA
- a CDS encoding TetR/AcrR family transcriptional regulator: MTPIRHNHEDADPVLDAARDCVLAVGVRRTTLTDIARRAGVSRMTIYRRWPDVRSLVGDLMTREWIAVAAGAMPPSDDDRPERERIVEGLVAGAAAFRAHPLFHKIIDVDPELLLPYILDRRGASQDALLGLLHSALEDGHEDGSVRRVRADLQARSLLLVVQSFTLSLRTMTDDTDPELSEAAFLDELRTLLERTIAP; the protein is encoded by the coding sequence ATGACGCCCATTCGTCACAACCATGAAGACGCAGATCCCGTGCTCGACGCCGCACGCGACTGCGTGCTCGCCGTCGGCGTACGGCGAACCACCCTCACCGACATCGCCCGGCGCGCGGGCGTGTCCCGGATGACGATCTACCGGCGCTGGCCCGACGTGCGCAGCCTGGTGGGCGACCTGATGACCCGCGAGTGGATCGCCGTCGCCGCCGGCGCCATGCCGCCCTCCGACGACGACCGGCCCGAGCGGGAGCGGATCGTCGAAGGGCTCGTCGCGGGAGCCGCCGCGTTCCGGGCCCACCCGCTCTTCCACAAGATCATCGACGTCGACCCCGAGCTGCTGCTGCCCTACATCCTCGACCGCAGGGGCGCCAGCCAGGACGCCCTGCTCGGGCTCCTCCACTCGGCACTCGAGGACGGCCACGAGGACGGCTCCGTGCGCCGCGTCCGGGCCGACCTGCAGGCCCGGTCCCTGCTGCTCGTCGTCCAGTCCTTCACGCTCTCGCTGCGCACCATGACCGACGACACCGATCCCGAACTGAGCGAAGCCGCCTTCCTCGACGAGCTGCGCACCCTGCTGGAGAGGACCATCGCCCCATGA
- a CDS encoding TIGR01458 family HAD-type hydrolase, producing MERIRAVLVDIDGVLTVSWKALPGAVSAMEQLRGTGLRIALVTNNTSRTRAAIASRLAGLGFTVDAGDILTAPAATAAYLREHFPGARCLLLNSGDVQDDLPGVTLVEEGDADVVVLGGAGAEFGYEALNRVFRQLQRGARLVSMHRNLYWGTEDGLALDTGAFLEGLEKAARTRAEVTGKPDPAFFASALAHLGVGASEALMIGDDIESDVLAAQRSGITGVLVRTGKYLPETHRAASGTPDHVLDSFADLPTLLATLAAEGDGTPEH from the coding sequence ATGGAACGAATCCGAGCGGTCCTGGTCGACATCGACGGCGTCCTCACCGTCTCCTGGAAGGCCCTGCCGGGAGCGGTCTCCGCCATGGAGCAGCTGCGTGGCACGGGGCTCCGCATCGCACTGGTCACCAACAACACGTCCCGCACCAGGGCGGCCATCGCCTCACGACTGGCCGGCCTGGGTTTCACCGTCGACGCGGGAGACATTCTGACCGCCCCGGCGGCCACGGCGGCGTATCTGCGCGAGCACTTCCCCGGCGCGCGCTGCCTCCTGCTCAACAGCGGTGACGTCCAGGACGACCTGCCGGGCGTCACGCTCGTCGAGGAGGGTGACGCCGACGTCGTCGTGCTCGGCGGCGCCGGGGCCGAATTCGGCTACGAGGCCCTCAACCGGGTCTTCCGCCAACTGCAGCGCGGGGCCCGGCTGGTGTCGATGCACCGGAATCTGTACTGGGGCACCGAAGACGGCCTCGCCCTGGACACCGGAGCCTTCCTCGAAGGTCTGGAGAAGGCCGCCCGCACCCGTGCGGAGGTGACGGGCAAGCCGGATCCCGCCTTCTTCGCGAGCGCCCTCGCCCATCTCGGCGTCGGAGCGTCGGAGGCACTGATGATCGGCGACGACATCGAATCCGACGTGCTGGCCGCCCAACGGTCCGGCATCACCGGCGTACTGGTCAGGACGGGCAAGTACCTCCCCGAGACACACCGCGCGGCCTCCGGCACGCCCGACCACGTCCTCGACTCCTTCGCCGACCTGCCCACCCTGCTCGCCACGCTCGCCGCCGAGGGCGACGGGACACCTGAACACTGA
- a CDS encoding diacylglycerol/lipid kinase family protein: protein MRQFTAVVNPTAGGSSGTAGLLPLARLLREAGARLDTVYSRSLEHARELAQEAGAQGHVVLAVGGDGMAGCVGGALSGTDTVFGLVPAGRGNDFARALGLPTDPRRLVEILLHGEPRAVDTIEVESAVHARTCVLGSVYAGVDAVANRHANDSRVLRGAASYYAGGLRAVLAWKPATYRVTIDGVRHERTGYTVVVANSGFYGFGRNIAPGARIDDGLLDVVVIKKAPKRLFFAMMNELKTGVHVNRPEVEILRGKEVHVEADRPLPYGADGEVDAILPVTLRVRPAALNVLA from the coding sequence ATGCGACAGTTCACCGCCGTCGTCAACCCCACCGCAGGGGGTTCCAGCGGTACGGCGGGTCTGCTCCCGCTGGCCCGTCTGCTGCGGGAGGCGGGTGCCAGGCTCGACACGGTCTACAGCCGGAGCCTGGAGCACGCCCGAGAGCTCGCCCAGGAGGCCGGAGCGCAGGGGCACGTCGTGCTCGCCGTCGGCGGTGACGGCATGGCCGGCTGTGTCGGCGGTGCGCTCAGCGGTACGGACACGGTCTTCGGCCTGGTCCCGGCGGGGCGCGGCAACGACTTCGCGCGCGCCCTGGGGCTCCCCACGGACCCCCGACGGCTCGTCGAGATCCTGCTCCACGGCGAGCCGCGGGCCGTCGACACGATCGAGGTGGAGTCCGCCGTGCACGCGCGGACCTGCGTCCTCGGAAGCGTGTACGCGGGCGTCGACGCGGTGGCCAACCGCCATGCCAACGACTCCCGTGTGCTGCGCGGCGCGGCGTCGTACTACGCGGGCGGCCTGCGGGCGGTCCTCGCCTGGAAGCCCGCCACGTACCGCGTCACGATCGACGGGGTGAGGCACGAGCGCACCGGCTACACCGTGGTCGTGGCGAACTCGGGCTTCTACGGCTTCGGGAGGAACATCGCACCGGGCGCGCGGATCGACGACGGGCTGCTCGACGTCGTGGTCATCAAGAAGGCGCCGAAACGCCTCTTCTTCGCCATGATGAACGAGCTGAAGACGGGCGTGCACGTCAACCGACCCGAGGTCGAGATCCTCCGCGGCAAGGAGGTCCACGTCGAGGCGGACCGACCCCTCCCGTACGGCGCGGACGGCGAGGTCGACGCGATCCTGCCGGTGACCCTCAGGGTGCGGCCCGCCGCCCTGAACGTCCTGGCCTGA
- a CDS encoding FAD-binding oxidoreductase — MDMLWSGWGDPAKAAPLPDSVTGLLRDLLGVTPRESGPTALTDIEPPAPALPEEARTALRAAVGAPDGLREDAESRIRHTRGKSTPDLLRIRAGEVDDIPAAVVLPGDHDEVLAVLRACAEHGVAAVPFGGGTSVVGGLAPTTKRPFVALDLRRLDRLLAVDEVSRTATLQPGLRGPQCEALLNEQGWTLGHFPQSFEWATVGGFAAARSSGQASAGYGRFDEMVLGLTVATPEGTLETGRAPRSAAGPDLRQLILGSEGALGVITAVTVRIRPLPAKRIYEGWRFASFEAGTAALRRLAQDGPRPTVLRLSDESETFIGLAQPDAIGNAEVPQNPGCMAVVGYEGTEEETTARRAAAREVLLACDGELIGEEPGDKWEHGRYNAPYLRDALLDAGAFAETLETAAFWSAVPGLYTAVRDALTSTLTEGGTPPLVMCHISHTYENGASLYFTVVSAQGEDAVAHWEPAKRAANDAILAAGGTISHHHGVGTDHRDWYAREIGPLGIRMLQAVKAEVDPSGVLSPGVLIPVR; from the coding sequence GTGGACATGTTGTGGAGCGGTTGGGGCGACCCGGCCAAGGCGGCACCCCTGCCCGACTCGGTCACCGGCCTGCTGCGTGACCTGCTCGGCGTCACCCCGCGCGAGAGTGGCCCGACAGCCCTTACCGACATCGAACCGCCCGCCCCGGCGCTGCCCGAGGAGGCCCGTACCGCACTGCGGGCGGCAGTCGGCGCGCCCGACGGCCTACGGGAGGACGCCGAGAGCCGCATCCGGCACACCCGCGGAAAGTCGACCCCCGACCTGCTGCGCATCCGCGCCGGCGAGGTCGACGACATCCCCGCCGCGGTCGTGCTGCCGGGCGACCACGACGAGGTCCTCGCCGTGCTGCGCGCCTGCGCCGAACACGGCGTCGCCGCCGTGCCCTTCGGCGGCGGCACCTCCGTCGTCGGCGGCCTCGCGCCCACCACGAAGCGGCCGTTCGTCGCGCTCGACCTGCGGCGGCTCGACCGGCTCCTCGCCGTCGACGAGGTGTCCCGCACCGCGACGCTGCAGCCCGGTCTGCGCGGCCCGCAGTGCGAGGCGCTGCTCAACGAGCAGGGCTGGACCCTCGGACACTTCCCGCAGTCCTTCGAATGGGCGACCGTCGGCGGCTTCGCCGCGGCCCGCTCCAGCGGCCAGGCATCGGCCGGATACGGCCGCTTCGACGAGATGGTCCTCGGTCTGACGGTCGCCACCCCCGAAGGCACCCTGGAGACCGGCCGGGCCCCGCGCTCGGCGGCCGGCCCCGACCTGCGCCAGCTGATCCTCGGCTCCGAAGGCGCCCTCGGCGTGATCACGGCGGTGACCGTGCGCATCCGTCCGCTCCCCGCGAAGCGGATCTACGAGGGATGGCGCTTCGCCTCCTTCGAGGCCGGCACGGCGGCACTGCGCCGACTGGCCCAGGACGGCCCGCGCCCCACGGTGCTGCGACTGTCGGACGAGTCGGAGACCTTCATCGGTCTCGCGCAGCCGGACGCCATCGGCAACGCAGAAGTCCCGCAGAACCCGGGCTGCATGGCCGTCGTCGGCTACGAGGGCACCGAGGAGGAGACCACGGCCCGCCGCGCCGCCGCCCGCGAGGTCCTCCTCGCCTGCGACGGCGAGCTCATCGGCGAGGAGCCCGGGGACAAGTGGGAGCACGGCCGGTACAACGCTCCCTACCTGCGGGACGCGCTGCTCGACGCCGGCGCGTTCGCCGAGACGCTGGAGACCGCGGCCTTCTGGTCCGCCGTCCCCGGCCTCTACACGGCCGTGCGGGACGCGCTGACGAGCACCCTCACCGAGGGCGGCACGCCGCCGCTCGTCATGTGCCACATCTCGCACACGTACGAGAACGGCGCCTCCCTGTACTTCACCGTCGTCTCCGCACAGGGCGAGGACGCCGTCGCGCACTGGGAACCGGCGAAGCGGGCGGCCAACGACGCGATCCTGGCCGCGGGCGGCACGATCAGCCACCACCACGGCGTCGGCACCGACCACCGCGACTGGTACGCCCGGGAGATCGGCCCCCTCGGCATCCGCATGCTGCAGGCCGTCAAGGCCGAGGTCGACCCCTCCGGTGTGCTCAGCCCCGGAGTCCTCATCCCCGTCCGCTGA
- a CDS encoding glycerol-3-phosphate dehydrogenase/oxidase, with protein sequence MNPTSSPALPGSSLNARRRLRELDRLADGDADSVVDVLVVGLGATGAGAALDAATRGLTVAAIDAHDLAFGTSRWSSKLIHGGLRYLASGQLDVAHESAVERGILMERTAPHLVRAQPFVLPLTPLVSRGQAALARAGFLAGDLLRVGARTSRSTLPQPRTLSAVETRHLAPALRPTGLRGGLLSWDGRLSDDARLVTAIARTAAAYGARILTRTRALELHRDGALVRDETTGQELRIRARTVVNAAGVWAGGLVDDVRLRPSRGTHLVLRSEDLGRLSAGLHIPIPGETNRFVLVLPQGDGRVYVGLTDEPVDGDIPDVPEVPETDIGFLLDVLGSALDVTVHRADVVGAFAGLRPLLDTRDAAGRTADISRKHAVLTSPSGVVTVVGGKLTTYRRMAQDAVDAAAASGGLTAGPCRTASVPLVGAARPQTLAGLDVPARLVYRYGSEAPAVHALGLEDPALARPVVPGHPVTGAELVWAVRHEGALDTSDLLDRRTRIGLVPEDRSAAEAAALVALADTAQVE encoded by the coding sequence ATGAACCCCACGAGCAGCCCCGCCCTGCCCGGCTCCTCCCTCAACGCCCGGCGGCGCCTGCGCGAACTGGACCGCCTCGCCGACGGCGATGCCGACAGCGTCGTCGACGTACTCGTCGTCGGGCTCGGTGCCACCGGAGCCGGAGCCGCTCTCGACGCGGCCACCCGCGGGCTCACCGTCGCCGCGATCGACGCCCACGACCTCGCCTTCGGCACGTCCCGCTGGAGCTCCAAGCTGATCCACGGCGGACTGCGCTACCTCGCGTCCGGACAGCTCGACGTCGCCCACGAGAGCGCGGTCGAGCGCGGCATCCTCATGGAACGCACCGCCCCCCACCTCGTCCGCGCACAGCCCTTCGTGCTTCCCCTCACCCCGCTCGTCAGCCGCGGCCAGGCCGCCCTCGCCCGTGCCGGATTCCTCGCGGGCGACCTGCTGCGCGTCGGCGCCCGCACCTCGCGGAGCACGCTGCCCCAGCCGCGCACGCTGTCCGCCGTCGAGACCCGTCACCTCGCCCCGGCCCTCCGCCCCACCGGGCTGCGCGGCGGACTGCTCTCCTGGGACGGCCGGCTCTCCGACGACGCCCGCCTGGTGACCGCGATCGCCCGCACGGCGGCCGCGTACGGCGCCCGGATCCTCACCCGCACCCGGGCCCTGGAGCTCCACCGCGACGGTGCGCTGGTCCGCGACGAGACCACCGGCCAGGAGCTGCGGATCCGCGCACGCACGGTCGTCAACGCGGCCGGCGTCTGGGCGGGCGGTCTCGTCGACGACGTACGCCTGCGGCCTTCGCGCGGCACCCATCTCGTGCTGCGTTCCGAGGACCTCGGCCGGCTCTCCGCGGGCCTGCACATCCCGATCCCCGGCGAGACGAACCGCTTCGTCCTGGTCCTCCCCCAGGGCGACGGACGCGTGTACGTCGGCCTCACCGACGAACCCGTCGACGGCGACATCCCCGACGTGCCGGAGGTCCCCGAGACCGACATCGGCTTCCTCCTCGACGTCCTCGGCTCCGCCCTCGACGTCACCGTCCACCGCGCCGACGTGGTCGGGGCCTTCGCGGGGCTGCGCCCCCTGCTCGACACCCGGGACGCGGCTGGCCGCACCGCCGACATCTCGCGCAAGCACGCCGTGCTCACCTCCCCTTCCGGCGTCGTCACCGTCGTCGGCGGCAAGCTGACCACGTACCGCCGCATGGCCCAGGACGCCGTCGACGCCGCCGCGGCCTCCGGCGGCCTGACCGCCGGGCCGTGCCGCACCGCCTCCGTCCCCCTCGTCGGCGCCGCCCGGCCGCAGACCCTCGCCGGGCTCGACGTCCCGGCCCGGCTCGTGTACCGCTACGGCTCCGAGGCACCCGCCGTACACGCGCTCGGCCTCGAAGACCCCGCCCTCGCCCGGCCCGTCGTACCCGGCCATCCGGTCACGGGCGCCGAGCTGGTGTGGGCCGTCCGCCACGAAGGCGCTCTCGACACCTCCGACCTCCTCGACCGCCGCACCCGCATCGGCCTGGTCCCGGAAGACCGCTCCGCGGCCGAAGCAGCGGCCCTGGTCGCCCTCGCGGACACCGCCCAGGTGGAGTGA